The segment CCTCTTTTATAAGTCCTAAAAGAAGATGCTCTGTTCCTACATAATTATGTCCTAAATTTCTAGCTTCCATTACACTTAATTCAAAAACCTTCTTAGTTCTAGGAGTAAAACCTAATATTTCTCCACCTTCTCCATATCCAACTAAATTAATAACCTTTTTTCTTACTTTTTCTAAATCTATTCCTAAGTTCTTTAAAGCTTTAGCTGCTATACCTTCATCTTCTCTAATTAATCCTAGGAGAAGATGCTCTGTTCCTACATAATTGTGATTTAACTTAGCTGCCTCCTCTTGAGAAAAAATTATTACTCTTTGTGCTCTTTCAGTAAATCTTCCAAAAGTACCCATGAAAAACACCTCCTAAATTAAAGCTTTTCTCTTATAAGTTCTGCTCTCTTAATATCTCTTTCAAACTGTGTTAATTCTTTCATAGCACGTTTCTGTATATTCGCAGGCTGTACAGTTATCATCAATTTGTTTATCTCTTCTTTATCTACTTCATCTATAATACCCATATCTATACCCATTTTTACATTAGATAGTAATTTCATAGCTTCTTTTGAAGATATAATTCTTGCACTCTTAAGAATTCCTAATGACCTATATACTTTATCTTCAATTTGTACTTTGTTTGAATTAAGTAATTTTTCTCTAGCTTTTCTCTCTTTGTTTATAATTTGTAATACTACATTTTTTAGTTTCTCTATAATTTTCTCTTCACTTTCTCCTAATGTTATTTGATTAGAGATTTGGAAGAGATTCCCCATTGCATTTGTACCTTCTCCATACAATCCTCTGACTGTAAGTCCTATTTGAGTAACTGCTTGTAACACTTTATTTATTGTTCCTGTTAATACTAAAGCAGGTAAATGAACCATTACTGAAGCTCTCATCCCCGTTCCTACATTTGTAGGACATGATGTGAGATATCCTAACTTTTCATCAAAGGCATATTTTAATCTTTCTTCTAAAACATCATCTATTTTACTACATAAATCCCATCCTTCTTCTAATCTTAAGCCAGGTAAAAGAACTTGCATTCTTATATGATCCTCTTCATTTATCATAATTGTAACTTTCTCGTCTTTACTTAATAAAAAGCTACCTATTTGAGGTCTTTCTAAAAGAGTATGACTTATTAGATGCTTTTCTACTAAGACATTTCTATCTAATTCTGAAATCTCTCTTAATCTTTTGAATTCAAACTCTCTCGTTAACACAGAATTACTTGATAAAATAGCATCTTTGATTCTTTGAGTTGAACTTTCTGCAGCTTCTTTTGTAATCATCTGTGGAAAGTTTATATCTTCTAAATTCCTAGCTAGCCTTATTCTACTGCTTACAACTATATCACTCTCTGGACCTTTTCCTTCTAACCATTTAACCATAGTCTTCACCCCTTTACCCTTCTATTTCTGCCTCTAATTCTTTTATTCTATCTCTAAGCTCAGCTGCTTTTTCAAATTGTTCATTTTTTACTGCTATGTTTAATTGGTTCTTAAGTTTTTGAATTTCCTTTCTAATTCTAATGACTCCACCTGCTTTTTTAGGGACTTTACCTATGTGTTCTTCATGTCCATGTATATTTTTAAACAAAGGTGTCAATTTTTCCTTGAAAGCCTCATAACAATGATTACAGCCAAATCTTCCTGTTTGTCTGAACTTCCCGTAAGTCATCCCACATTTATCACATTTGGTAGCCTGTATATAATCAACCTTAACAGGTCCTTCTTGAATATCATCTAATAATCCAGTTAAAAAGTTATGAATTGAAAAGGAAGTATCAAATTCTTTCTTTTTTTTCGCACATTCTTCACATAAATGCATCTCTGTAACATTTCCATTAATAACTTTTTTAAAATGTACAGTAGCTGGATTTTTTCCACATTCTTCACAAAGCATTTAAAACCCCTCCTTACTATTCATCTAACAAAATTAACAACATATCTTTAAGTATATTAGCTCTCAACATATTTTTATACTTAGGGTCTACTGCTAATGCTCTATCACTTATTGCCATTTTCATTATATTCATTTCTCTTTTCGTTATAAGTCCTTTTTCCTTAAAACTTTCAATTATACTATATGCTCTAGTTTTAGTTATAGATTCACCTATTATATTTAAAATCACATTACGGATATGTTGATTATTATTAATATTTACTTTTACTATCTTTATATACCCGCCCCCGCCCCTCTTACTTTCTATATAGTATCCTTTGTCGTTACTAAATCTAGTAGTTAAAACATAGTTTATCTGAGATGGTGCACAATTAAAGTATTGTGCTAATTCATTTCTTTGTATTTCAATAACTCCATTTTCTGCATCACTCATTAATGATTTTATAAATTCTTCTATCAAGTCACTTAACTTTGACATAAGCATCATCCTTTTGACTTTGACTTTCTTTGTCCTTTAATATAATTTTAAACATAAAAATATTTAATTTCAATGGATATTATACCCTAATTTAGTTAATTTAAACTAGAATTTTTTTATTTGTTTTGTTTACATCTTTTTTTCTAATTTTTACTTGAGTTATTATAATTTATAGGGTCAGCTTTCAACTGACCCTGGTTATATTTATTTTTCTTTTTTAGCTACAATTTGATATTCGTCTCCTGAATGACTTCCTTTTACTGAATAATCGAAGTTGTTATTCTCTAAAGTTTTTGTCAATACGTCTGAATATGCTGCATTAACACTGTTCATTGTTATTATTAGTGTGTCATTTTCCCTTACTTCATCTATTACATCTAGCAATTTTTCATTGGCACCCATACTCATGGGCATATTGAGATTGACATAGTATTCAGCCAAAGATATTCCTCCTCTTTATTAGTAGGAGCATTTTTATTTTTTGCTGTTTAATTTTAAATTATGCTTTTTCTTGTTTGCCCAATATTTTTATTAAATGGAACAAAATCGACTTCGTCGATTTGTTAGTTAGTAGTTCGTTGTTAGTAGTTAGTAGCTT is part of the Caldisalinibacter kiritimatiensis genome and harbors:
- a CDS encoding protein arginine kinase; its protein translation is MVKWLEGKGPESDIVVSSRIRLARNLEDINFPQMITKEAAESSTQRIKDAILSSNSVLTREFEFKRLREISELDRNVLVEKHLISHTLLERPQIGSFLLSKDEKVTIMINEEDHIRMQVLLPGLRLEEGWDLCSKIDDVLEERLKYAFDEKLGYLTSCPTNVGTGMRASVMVHLPALVLTGTINKVLQAVTQIGLTVRGLYGEGTNAMGNLFQISNQITLGESEEKIIEKLKNVVLQIINKERKAREKLLNSNKVQIEDKVYRSLGILKSARIISSKEAMKLLSNVKMGIDMGIIDEVDKEEINKLMITVQPANIQKRAMKELTQFERDIKRAELIREKL
- a CDS encoding UvrB/UvrC motif-containing protein; translation: MLCEECGKNPATVHFKKVINGNVTEMHLCEECAKKKKEFDTSFSIHNFLTGLLDDIQEGPVKVDYIQATKCDKCGMTYGKFRQTGRFGCNHCYEAFKEKLTPLFKNIHGHEEHIGKVPKKAGGVIRIRKEIQKLKNQLNIAVKNEQFEKAAELRDRIKELEAEIEG
- a CDS encoding CtsR family transcriptional regulator; protein product: MSKLSDLIEEFIKSLMSDAENGVIEIQRNELAQYFNCAPSQINYVLTTRFSNDKGYYIESKRGGGGYIKIVKVNINNNQHIRNVILNIIGESITKTRAYSIIESFKEKGLITKREMNIMKMAISDRALAVDPKYKNMLRANILKDMLLILLDE